The Larus michahellis chromosome 23, bLarMic1.1, whole genome shotgun sequence genome segment ggaggggtctggagaccagggcatgtgaggagaggctgagggagctgggcgtgttcagcttggagaagaggaggccaaggggagacctccttgccctctacaactccctgaaaggagggtgctgagaggtgggtgttggcctcttctcccaggggaataatgatgggaccagaggaaatggtctgaagctgcggcaggggaggtttagattagatatcaggaagaatgactttactgacagagtggtcaggcactgaacagcctgcccagggagggggttgagtcaccatccctagaggtgtttaagaaacatccagatttggcacttcagggcatgctctagtggcacagATTGTATGgctggactcgatctcaaaggtcctttccaaccattctgattctcctctgattctcctctgattctcctctgattctcctctgattctcctctgattctcctctgattctcctctgattctcctctgattctcctctgattctcctctgattctcctctgattctcctctgattctcctctgattctcctctgattctcctctgattctcctctgattctcctctgattctcctctgattctcctctgattctcctctgattctcctctgattctcctctgattctcctctgattctcctctgattctcctctgattctcctctgattctcctctgattctcctctgattctcctctgattctcctctgattctcctctgattctcctccCCCACAGGCACTGGCCTACCCCATTGAGTTCCAGctgccacctctctgcaaccCCGATTGCCTCTCGGGTGCCGATGACCTGGTGGCCCTGAGCTACCTGCATGAGCCGGCCGTGCTGCATTCGCTCCGCCGGCGCTTCCTGGAGGCCAACGCCATCTACACCTACTGCGGTGAGCCCCGGGCACCCCCTCCTgctccccgtcccctgccccttccccgcagcTCCCTTTGCACAGCCCTCTTCCTCCAGGTATCATCCTCGTGTCCATCAACCCCTACAAGCCGTTGCCCATCTACGAGGAGGAGGTGATTTACGCCTACAGCGGCCACGAAATGGGGGACATGGATCCCCACATCTTTGCTTTGGCAGAGGAGGCGTACAAGCAGATGGTGAGGTGAGAGCATCGTGTGGGAGCATCCCCGGGGCTGCAGTGGGGAAGGGCTGAAGCCCCCTCTGGACTGTGGTGTCCCTGTGGAGAGAGGTCCTGTTGGGTCACAGGCTGTCCCCAGCTCATGTCCCTTTCTGGCAGGTTTGGGAAGAACCAGTCCCTCATCATCAGCGGTGAGTCGGGCGCGGGGAAGACTGTGTCAGCCAAGTATGCCATGAGATACTTCACCACCATCGGGGGCTGCGTAGGTGACTCCAGCATGGAGGAGAAGGTGCTGGCCTCCAGCCCCATCATGGAGGTGGGTAACCCTGGGTCCCCAGGCTCTGCATACGGATAGCTGGGGTGTCCCCACAGGCACTCCCCATGCTCCTCATGGCCTGTATCCCTGATGCGATGCCATGCCTGGTTCCCCCCCGTGAAATGGGTAGCAGGGACTGAACTTCTCCAAAGCACCTGAGATCTGGGGCCAGCTAAAACCTCCCGCCCTCTTTCCCTGCCAGGCCTTTGGGAACGCAAAGACAACCAGGAATGACAACAGTAGCCGCTTTGGGAAGTACATTGAAATTGGCTTCAGCCAAGCTCATGTCACAGGGGCCACCATCAAAACCTACCTGCTGGAGAAGTCCCGTGTCACCTTCCAGGTGGGTCTGTGGGGTGGCAATGGGGACAGGGCTGAGTGGGAGCCCCAGTCCTCAGAGTGGGAGGATGCTCCTCCCAGGCATCCACTGGTGAAGTGACCCCAGAGCTGCCGAGTCaagctgggagaggggaaggtgtcccttgtccccagacCTGGGGCTGTGGCACTGCCGCAGTAGAGCAGGGTGGCCCAAGGTGACATGgcttctcagtgatttttttctttttttttttttcctgctcatccACAGGCGAAAGCAGAGAGGAACTACCACATCTTCTACCAGCTCTGTGCCTCGGCCACCCTGCCCGAGCTCCAGGGCCTGGGTCTTCGTGAGttcccccctgtttcccccccaCACCATGAGCCCCATGGCACAGCTTGTTGCCAGCCCGTCTCACGCTGGGCAGTGCTGGaccttcctgccctccccagctggggcctgggggtggtggtggggctctgCTGCTGATGGGCACCCCGGGGTGGGATACGGGTGGTCGGGAGCCCCAGGGGGGCAGATTGTGCTGGCTCACAGCCTGACATCTCACCCGCAGGTGGGGCAGAGTCCTTCCACTACACCTGCCAGGGCTCCGCTGCCCCGAGCACCAATGACGCGGCCGACTTGGACAGCACGCGACATGCCTTCTCGCTCCTGGGTACCGTCCTGGCCGGGCACGCGTGGGGAGGGGGCCCACAGGGCTGATTGTCCCACTGCCCTCACCCCCCCGTGCTGGTGTGGGAGTGCTGGTGCCAGACATGCCAGTGCTGGAGAACCTGGCTGTCTACCGGCCCTTCCCATCCCTCCGGTTTGTGTGACGTGGGGGGAGCCTGGGGAGCCCCTCATGCCTGTGCTGTGCCCGCaggtgtccccgaggctgaccAGCTGGAGTTATTCAGCATCCTGGCTGCCATCCTGCACCTGGGCAACGTCGTGGTCAGAGGGAGGGACCGCCGGGGGGATGGCTGCTTCGTGGAGGTGGGCGAGAGCTTGCCGCCAGAGCCCTGGGTCCCAGACTGGTCCCTGAGCCGCACTGGCTGCGGGAACCACGTCTCGGCAATACCGCGGTGACAGGGTCTGTCCCTTTGCAGCCTGCCGATGAGGCCCTAGGGCTGTTCTGCGCGCTGCTGGGTGTGGAGGCATCGCAGGTGATGCGCTGGCTCTGCCACCGCAAGCTGGTCACTGCTGGCGAGACCTACCTGAAGCCCCTCTCCAGGCAGCAGGCGCTCGACTCCCGGGATGCCCTGGCCAAGCATATGTACGGGCAGGTCTTCAGGTGGATGGTGAGCAGGGTCAACCGTGCCCTGCGGTCCCTGGAGGGCCACCATACCTCCATTGGCATCCTGGACATCTATGGGTAAGGACAGTTCCCTTCTCCTGGGCTGCCTGGAAGACCGTGGTCCTGCTCCTGCATTGGCTGTGGCTGCAGGTTTGCAGCCACCGAGCGCTCCAGCTGGGACACGGGGCAGTACCATCCCTGCAGTGGGGACGGCTGGGGGCCTGTGCCCGGAGCTCGTGGCTGGCTGGGGTGGCTCGGCCCGGCAGCTGCCTCAGGCAGGTCTCTGGTCCCCACAGGTTTGAGATGTTTGAGCTCAACAGCTTTGAGCAGTTCTGCATCAACTACGCCaatgagaagctgcagcagctcttcaaCCTGGTGGGTGTCACCCAGATGTGTctccttgctggcagctggtgagGGTGGGccctgcaggtccctgcagcGCTTTTGGTGCTCCCTGCCTCGAACGTGGCTGGTGCTGCAGTCCCTGCAAACACGAGGCCCTGGGAGGCTGCTGTAGCTGGGCACGGGCCCCTCCTTTCTCCCAAAGTGCTCCTGCTCCAGGAGAAGGGCTGCTCGGGTGTTTTATGGAAACCGAGTCACTGCCTGCAGTCTGCCTGGTGGCTGGCCACCTTTGTTCGCCTCCTGGCTCAAtcctgctctgtcctccctgccctccagcacgTCTTcaagctggagcaggaggagtatGTGGCCGAGGAGATCCCATGGGTCTTCATTGACTTCTGTGACAACCAGCCATGCATTGAGCTCATCGAGGGCCGGCTTGGCATCCTGGACCTGCTGAATGAGGAGTGCAAGGTGGGCaaggggtgctgggaggaggctgctgtggccacccagagcccccctgctgccccttctGACTCGTTTGCCTTTCAGATGCCCCAAGGCAACGATGGGAGCTGGGCCCAGAAGCTTTACCAGACCCATGTTGGCAGCTCCCACTTCCAGAAGCCCAAGAGGCCCACGGATGCTTTTGTTGTCTGCCACTTCGCTGGCAAGGTAGGGAAAGCCGTGGCAGTACAGCCCTGGCTGGGGGAGCTCGGCAGTGGCTCCGCACCAGCGGgcacccagcctgccctgcccagagctggtggtggcagctcctgcagcgTCCCAGGCTGGGGAGTGgttcctgctggctctgctcttGCTGGGCTGGTCTGCAACTCTTTAACTGAGGGTAAAAATACGGAAACTCTGGCTGCCATGGTTCCCATCAGTAGccttgcagcagggcaggagctgggcggCGCGGCCACCACCAGCTCTGACTCCTGCAAGCCCTGCGCCAAAGCAGGCTGGGGAGCTGACGCCGGGGCTTGCCTCGTCTCCTGCCAGGTGGAATACCAGTGCGATGGGTTTGTGGAGAAGAACAGGGACGCCGTCCCcgaggagctggtggggctgctgCGAGCCAGCAAGGTGAGAGCCACCCTGAGCAGGGGCTTTgtagggcagagcctggctggattgtggcccctggggctgggaaggactGGTGGTGGAGGAGGCATGAGCCGTGCAGGGTCAGCCCCTGTCTGCCTGCTGGCACAGCCCCGTGCAGTGCTGCCTGTGTTCAGGGTGCCCTGAGATGTGGGTGatccccaccctgctcccctctctTGGGCCTCCCCATCCTGGGGGACGCCTTGGCTGCGTCCCCGCTGAGAGGGCTGGAGGGTCCTGCTGCTTCCAGGTCTGTAATGCTGTcacttctcccctcccaccctgtgCCACCCTGGCAGAAGGTAAGGGACATCTTGGAGGGCTCTCGAGCACACCTGGGAAGGTGCCCGTGGCTTGCGCTTAGTTTTTCCTGGGCAGGGGGCACAGCTGGATCTGGCACATCTGGGCTGTAGCAGGGCAGAGGACCATGGACTGGGCTGGCTTCTGGGGAGCCTGTGGGCATTTGGGGCTGTGCCTCCTGGTGGTGCTGGTGCTCTGGGTATCGGGTGGTGCTCGCTGCAGGCTCTGCCTGGCTCTCACAGCTCCGCTCTGTGCAGTCTGCCCTGCTTACTGAGCTCTTCCTGGAGGAAGGGGACGGCCCCGTATCCCTGCAGTCCCGCAGGTCCAGCGGGCCCAGGATGGCTGGTCGTCCTAGACGCAGATCGCTGCCCAGTAGCCAAAAGAACAAGAAGTCCACCGCTAGCCAGgtatggggttgggggggggaaaaacgtGTGCTGGACCCACACAACCGGTGCTGGGGTAGCCCCAAGGGGGACCTGTGTGTGTCCTGGCCCGGGGAACCCCACAAGCCCCGGGGATGTTCCTGCTGGCCCCATGCTTGCCCTGTCCTCCGCAGTTCACAGCCTCCCTGAAGCGGCTGATGGAGATGCTGGGCAGCACCACATCGCACTACGTCCGCTGCATCAAACCCAACGATGGCAAGCAGCCCTTTGTGTGAGTGCCTGGCCGGGGAGGccggaggggctggggacaccgtgAGGCGCTGCTGTCCCTCTTGCCCTGGCCCCACGTTGCTTGGCCGTGCCAAGCTGGCTGGGGCCCATTCTGCAGCAAGTCCCTCTTTGTCCCAGGTTTGACTCCAGGCGAGCAGTGGAGCAGCTACGAGCCTGTGGTGTCCTGGAAACCATCCGGATCAGTGCCTCGGGCTACCCCTCCAGGTACCCGCTGCGTCAGGAGcaccctgggtgccccccagctCCAACCACAGCACCCCTGACCCCGCTCTGTCCCCCGCAGGTGGACGTACCAGGACTTCTTGGAGAGGTACAGGGCTCTGGTGAGCAAAGAGGAGCTGAGGGGCGCTGACGAGAAGCAGATCTGCAGCCTTGCCCTCGAGAGGCTGCTCCAGGTCAGGGTCCCGCTCAGGGGGTGTGGCTGTGGGGCCAGAGTATCCCTTTGTTAGGGTTTGAGGAACCCATGGCAACTTATTGTCGTTGAGACAATTATTCTCCCACCTGATGACCCTTCCCCACTCAGGGGAAgacgggggagtgggggggaagcaaggaaacccaagggttgaaatataaatagatttaatagaataagactaaataacagtaataatgcCAAAGAATCAGTATTGATCCCGAAATGGGGATCAgatgggagacagggaggaacGCGGCCTCCAGGGAGGCTGGAACGGGAGATCGGTGGCATGGGGAGCATCTGTCCTGGGGGGGCCTGGCTGGGGTGTCCTTTGTCCCTGGGACTGACAACACCCTTGCACGCAGGACCCCGGCAAGTACCAGTGTGGGAAGAGCAAGGTGTTTTTCCGGGCTGGCCAAGTGGCTCGCCTGGAGGAGCTGCGGTCCCGGCGGCTGAGGGTGGCCTGTGTCCTGCTGCAGAGGCACCTGCGAGGCTGGCTGGCCCGGAGACGCTTTGCGCGGGCACGGGCTGCGGCGGTCTGCCTGCAGCGCCATGCCCGGGGCATGCTGGCCCGGAGGTGAGCAGGGAACGGGGCCTGGAGGGAGCTGCAATGAGCTGTGACAGAGCTCAGCCACCGGGTGAGCTGGCGCTTGGGCTGGCTCTGGGCTGGGCTTTGACCTGGGTGTCCctgtgggctgggctgtgggctctctgccacccccctgccctcctgGCGGGCTCTCTGTCACCCACAGCCCCGACTCTCTGCCACCCACTGCCCCAGctctctgccctccctgcaggtTCGCCAGGATGCTGCGAAGGACCAGGGCTGCTGTGACGCTGCAGAAGACCCTGAGGATGGTTCTGGCCCGTCGTTCCTTCCTACGGACGCGCCAGGCTGTCATCACCATCCAAGCCTTTGCCCGGGGCATGTTTGCCCGGCGTCTTTACCAACAGGTAAACTGGCCCTTGGCCTGGCAGTGGGTGTCCTGATGCCACccggtgtggggagggggctgtgcgGATGCCACTGCCCCATCTCTCCCTCCACAGATGGTGTGGCACCAGAAAGCCGTGGTGATCCAGGCCGCTGTGCGTGGCTGGCTGGCCCGGACCCGCTACACCCGTCTGCGTGGGGCTGTCATCTACCTGCAGTGCTGCTACCGGCGGGTGCGGGCACGCCGGGAGCTGCGGCGGCTGCGCCTCGAGGCACGCTCGGTCGAGCACTACAAGCAGCTGCACAAGGGCATGGAGATCAAGGTGATACAGCTGCAGTGCAGGCTGGATGAGCAGGTGGGTGCTGGTTTTGTGGATCCCAGGGGAAgctgttttggtggtggttttttttgtgtggttttttttttttctgaccactTCTTACCGGTCCCTGTGCAGCCAAAGCCA includes the following:
- the LOC141734101 gene encoding unconventional myosin-Vb-like isoform X4 translates to MAAGDPYVEGARVWIPDCAEVWRVAEITRGYKEGDTTLHLRLEDGSALAYPIEFQLPPLCNPDCLSGADDLVALSYLHEPAVLHSLRRRFLEANAIYTYCGIILVSINPYKPLPIYEEEVIYAYSGHEMGDMDPHIFALAEEAYKQMVRFGKNQSLIISGESGAGKTVSAKYAMRYFTTIGGCVGDSSMEEKVLASSPIMEAFGNAKTTRNDNSSRFGKYIEIGFSQAHVTGATIKTYLLEKSRVTFQAKAERNYHIFYQLCASATLPELQGLGLRGAESFHYTCQGSAAPSTNDAADLDSTRHAFSLLGVPEADQLELFSILAAILHLGNVVVRGRDRRGDGCFVEPADEALGLFCALLGVEASQVMRWLCHRKLVTAGETYLKPLSRQQALDSRDALAKHMYGQVFRWMVSRVNRALRSLEGHHTSIGILDIYGFEMFELNSFEQFCINYANEKLQQLFNLHVFKLEQEEYVAEEIPWVFIDFCDNQPCIELIEGRLGILDLLNEECKMPQGNDGSWAQKLYQTHVGSSHFQKPKRPTDAFVVCHFAGKVEYQCDGFVEKNRDAVPEELVGLLRASKSALLTELFLEEGDGPVSLQSRRSSGPRMAGRPRRRSLPSSQKNKKSTASQFTASLKRLMEMLGSTTSHYVRCIKPNDGKQPFVFDSRRAVEQLRACGVLETIRISASGYPSRWTYQDFLERYRALVSKEELRGADEKQICSLALERLLQDPGKYQCGKSKVFFRAGQVARLEELRSRRLRVACVLLQRHLRGWLARRRFARARAAAVCLQRHARGMLARRFARMLRRTRAAVTLQKTLRMVLARRSFLRTRQAVITIQAFARGMFARRLYQQMVWHQKAVVIQAAVRGWLARTRYTRLRGAVIYLQCCYRRVRARRELRRLRLEARSVEHYKQLHKGMEIKVIQLQCRLDEQAQEKQRLVEQLSVVNTAHAEEVQRLRAEMQQLREDAARDAQVQQLQEQLAELERHRAKSCLGQEVEELKQRLAEVEAMKLQLGEEKDALIQRVLEQSQDLEEQHQRAARESQGLLQELEEERARYQSLVQEYARLEQGYENLRDEVAFQRQSTLRRSPSSESFPGSESSYLSSMSTAPSRDDSDQQAEGLEERWQLVPEGPQPSGEVLLNGNVGQDPFEKAYLLLLKQLSAANEELARTREELRRSKAAVEPEEKKPLDFLKRRNLAEMLGLGRSPEKGAVDDDLKHAYDAAQVANRLLASQLREEKQQHEEEVEGLHLDICSLKQLSQQQAALIQDLQRHQGQEGLQHQVLRLREENWELTQKLEKRERTMLKLQKQLRVYAKQIQELTVKREATGPVQELSASAVVLSRSLPVPSLAGPSQAMLAWRMEDEGRIIKAIITDYKPQSSPGALPDLPAYILFLCFRHADHCRDEPRARLLLDAAINAIKRVMKKHSDDFDVVALWLANTCRLLNCLRQYSQDKPVPAELLSGEHDAAERASPAERGPPELLLQPGCPGCPALPAAHPHRREASQTHDCRCHVGE
- the LOC141734101 gene encoding unconventional myosin-Vb-like isoform X1; the encoded protein is MAAGDPYVEGARVWIPDCAEVWRVAEITRGYKEGDTTLHLRLEDGSALAYPIEFQLPPLCNPDCLSGADDLVALSYLHEPAVLHSLRRRFLEANAIYTYCGIILVSINPYKPLPIYEEEVIYAYSGHEMGDMDPHIFALAEEAYKQMVRFGKNQSLIISGESGAGKTVSAKYAMRYFTTIGGCVGDSSMEEKVLASSPIMEAFGNAKTTRNDNSSRFGKYIEIGFSQAHVTGATIKTYLLEKSRVTFQAKAERNYHIFYQLCASATLPELQGLGLRGAESFHYTCQGSAAPSTNDAADLDSTRHAFSLLGVPEADQLELFSILAAILHLGNVVVRGRDRRGDGCFVEPADEALGLFCALLGVEASQVMRWLCHRKLVTAGETYLKPLSRQQALDSRDALAKHMYGQVFRWMVSRVNRALRSLEGHHTSIGILDIYGFEMFELNSFEQFCINYANEKLQQLFNLHVFKLEQEEYVAEEIPWVFIDFCDNQPCIELIEGRLGILDLLNEECKMPQGNDGSWAQKLYQTHVGSSHFQKPKRPTDAFVVCHFAGKVEYQCDGFVEKNRDAVPEELVGLLRASKSALLTELFLEEGDGPVSLQSRRSSGPRMAGRPRRRSLPSSQKNKKSTASQFTASLKRLMEMLGSTTSHYVRCIKPNDGKQPFVFDSRRAVEQLRACGVLETIRISASGYPSRWTYQDFLERYRALVSKEELRGADEKQICSLALERLLQDPGKYQCGKSKVFFRAGQVARLEELRSRRLRVACVLLQRHLRGWLARRRFARARAAAVCLQRHARGMLARRFARMLRRTRAAVTLQKTLRMVLARRSFLRTRQAVITIQAFARGMFARRLYQQMVWHQKAVVIQAAVRGWLARTRYTRLRGAVIYLQCCYRRVRARRELRRLRLEARSVEHYKQLHKGMEIKVIQLQCRLDEQAQEKQRLVEQLSVVNTAHAEEVQRLRAEMQQLREDAARDAQVQQLQEQLAELERHRAKSCLGQEVEELKQRLAEVEAMKLQLGEEKDALIQRVLEQSQDLEEQHQRAARESQGLLQELEEERARYQSLVQEYARLEQGYENLRDEVAFQRQSTLRRSPSSESFPGSESSYLSSMSTAPSRDDSDQQAEGLEERWQLVPEGPQPSGEVLLNGNVGQDPFEKAYLLLLKQLSAANEELARTREELRRSKAAVEPEEKKPLDFLKRRNLAEMLGLGRSPEKGAVDDDLKHAYDAAQVANRLLASQLREEKQQHEEEVEGLHLDICSLKQLSQQQAALIQDLQRHQGQEGLQHQVLRLREENWELTQKLEKRERTMLKLQKQLRVYAKQIQELTVKREATGPVQELSASAVVLSRSLPVPSLAGPSQAMLAWRMEDEGRIIKAIITDYKPQSSPGALPDLPAYILFLCFRHADHCRDEPRARLLLDAAINAIKRVMKKHSDDFDVVALWLANTCRLLNCLRQYSQDKSYSQGNTTRQNEHRLQNVDPQSSCCSLGALAVQLYQQLIRTAEKRLKPMIVAAMLESEPIQGLSSSCPPGHRRSSGAPAHTLPELLQQLGSFHAALGRHGLSPSVGHQALRQLLFLISGTTLNYLLLRKDTCSWSRGIQLRYNISQLEQWLRAEGLQQSGACEVLEPLVQAAQLLQVKKVTEEDAGALCSLCTVLSPQQPFPVHGPHHLLQVVKILRAYTPAAGLEERISPSFISSVEKRLQAQYGGESSQLLVDTSHLFPVNLPFTPSPLHLDELRIPDALNLAFLIRL
- the LOC141734101 gene encoding unconventional myosin-Vb-like isoform X3; this encodes MAAGDPYVEGARVWIPDCAEVWRVAEITRGYKEGDTTLHLRLEDGSALAYPIEFQLPPLCNPDCLSGADDLVALSYLHEPAVLHSLRRRFLEANAIYTYCGIILVSINPYKPLPIYEEEVIYAYSGHEMGDMDPHIFALAEEAYKQMVRFGKNQSLIISGESGAGKTVSAKYAMRYFTTIGGCVGDSSMEEKVLASSPIMEAFGNAKTTRNDNSSRFGKYIEIGFSQAHVTGATIKTYLLEKSRVTFQAKAERNYHIFYQLCASATLPELQGLGLRGAESFHYTCQGSAAPSTNDAADLDSTRHAFSLLGVPEADQLELFSILAAILHLGNVVVRGRDRRGDGCFVEPADEALGLFCALLGVEASQVMRWLCHRKLVTAGETYLKPLSRQQALDSRDALAKHMYGQVFRWMVSRVNRALRSLEGHHTSIGILDIYGFEMFELNSFEQFCINYANEKLQQLFNLHVFKLEQEEYVAEEIPWVFIDFCDNQPCIELIEGRLGILDLLNEECKMPQGNDGSWAQKLYQTHVGSSHFQKPKRPTDAFVVCHFAGKVEYQCDGFVEKNRDAVPEELVGLLRASKSALLTELFLEEGDGPVSLQSRRSSGPRMAGRPRRRSLPSSQKNKKSTASQFTASLKRLMEMLGSTTSHYVRCIKPNDGKQPFVFDSRRAVEQLRACGVLETIRISASGYPSRWTYQDFLERYRALVSKEELRGADEKQICSLALERLLQDPGKYQCGKSKVFFRAGQVARLEELRSRRLRVACVLLQRHLRGWLARRRFARARAAAVCLQRHARGMLARRFARMLRRTRAAVTLQKTLRMVLARRSFLRTRQAVITIQAFARGMFARRLYQQMVWHQKAVVIQAAVRGWLARTRYTRLRGAVIYLQCCYRRVRARRELRRLRLEARSVEHYKQLHKGMEIKVIQLQCRLDEQAQEKQRLVEQLSVVNTAHAEEVQRLRAEMQQLREDAARDAQVQQLQEQLAELERHRAKSCLGQEVEELKQRLAEVEAMKLQLGEEKDALIQRVLEQSQDLEEQHQRAARESQGLLQELEEERARYQSLVQEYARLEQGYENLRDEVAFQRQSTLRRSPSSESFPGSESSYLSSMSTAPSRDDSDQQAEGLEERWQLVPEGPQPSGEVLLNGNVGQDPFEKAYLLLLKQLSAANEELARTREELRRSKAAVEPEEKKPLDFLKRRNLAEMLGLGRSPEKGAVDDDLKHAYDAAQVANRLLASQLREEKQQHEEEVEGLHLDICSLKQLSQQQAALIQDLQRHQGQEGLQHQVLRLREENWELTQKLEKRERTMLKLQKQLRVYAKQIQELTVKREATGPVQELSASAVVLSRSLPVPSLAGPSQAMLAWRMEDEGRIIKAIITDYKPQSSPGALPDLPAYILFLCFRHADHCRDEPRARLLLDAAINAIKRVMKKHSDDFDVVALWLANTCRLLNCLRQYSQDKLCPPVLLALTQPVPAELLSGEHDAAERASPAERGPPELLLQPGCPGCPALPAAHPHRREASQTHDCRCHVGE
- the LOC141734101 gene encoding unconventional myosin-Vb-like isoform X2; protein product: MAAGDPYVEGARVWIPDCAEVWRVAEITRGYKEGDTTLHLRLEDGSALAYPIEFQLPPLCNPDCLSGADDLVALSYLHEPAVLHSLRRRFLEANAIYTYCGIILVSINPYKPLPIYEEEVIYAYSGHEMGDMDPHIFALAEEAYKQMVRFGKNQSLIISGESGAGKTVSAKYAMRYFTTIGGCVGDSSMEEKVLASSPIMEAFGNAKTTRNDNSSRFGKYIEIGFSQAHVTGATIKTYLLEKSRVTFQAKAERNYHIFYQLCASATLPELQGLGLRGAESFHYTCQGSAAPSTNDAADLDSTRHAFSLLGVPEADQLELFSILAAILHLGNVVVRGRDRRGDGCFVEPADEALGLFCALLGVEASQVMRWLCHRKLVTAGETYLKPLSRQQALDSRDALAKHMYGQVFRWMVSRVNRALRSLEGHHTSIGILDIYGFEMFELNSFEQFCINYANEKLQQLFNLHVFKLEQEEYVAEEIPWVFIDFCDNQPCIELIEGRLGILDLLNEECKMPQGNDGSWAQKLYQTHVGSSHFQKPKRPTDAFVVCHFAGKVEYQCDGFVEKNRDAVPEELVGLLRASKSALLTELFLEEGDGPVSLQSRRSSGPRMAGRPRRRSLPSSQKNKKSTASQFTASLKRLMEMLGSTTSHYVRCIKPNDGKQPFVFDSRRAVEQLRACGVLETIRISASGYPSRWTYQDFLERYRALVSKEELRGADEKQICSLALERLLQDPGKYQCGKSKVFFRAGQVARLEELRSRRLRVACVLLQRHLRGWLARRRFARARAAAVCLQRHARGMLARRFARMLRRTRAAVTLQKTLRMVLARRSFLRTRQAVITIQAFARGMFARRLYQQMVWHQKAVVIQAAVRGWLARTRYTRLRGAVIYLQCCYRRVRARRELRRLRLEARSVEHYKQLHKGMEIKVIQLQCRLDEQAQEKQRLVEQLSVVNTAHAEEVQRLRAEMQQLREDAARDAQVQQLQEQLAELERHRAKSCLGQEVEELKQRLAEVEAMKLQLGEEKDALIQRVLEQSQDLEEQHQRAARESQGLLQELEEERARYQSLVQEYARLEQGYENLRDEVAFQRQSTLRRSPSSESFPGSESSYLSSMSTAPSRDDSDQQAEGLEERWQLVPEGPQPSGEVLLNGNVGQDPFEKAYLLLLKQLSAANEELARTREELRRSKAAVEPEEKKPLDFLKRRNLAEMLGLGRSPEKGAVDDDLKHAYDAAQVANRLLASQLREEKQQHEEEVEGLHLDICSLKQLSQQQAALIQDLQRHQGQEGLQHQVLRLREENWELTQKLEKRERTMLKLQKQLRVYAKQIQELTVKREATGPVQELSASAVVLSRSLPVPSLAGPSQAMLAWRMEDEGRIIKAIITDYKPQSSPGALPDLPAYILFLCFRHADHCRDEPRARLLLDAAINAIKRVMKKHSDDFDVVALWLANTCRLLNCLRQYSQDKSYSQGNTTRQNEHRLQNVDPQSSCCSLGALAVQLYQQLIRTAEKRLKPMIVAAMLESEPIQGLSSSCPPGHRRSSGAPAHTLPELLQQLGSFHAALGRHGLSPSVGHQALRQLLFLISGTTLNYLLLRKDTCSWSRGIQLRYNISQLEQWLRAEGLQQSGACEVLEPLVQAAQLLQVKKVTEEDAGALCSLCTVLSPQQVVKILRAYTPAAGLEERISPSFISSVEKRLQAQYGGESSQLLVDTSHLFPVNLPFTPSPLHLDELRIPDALNLAFLIRL